A window of Prolixibacter sp. SD074 contains these coding sequences:
- a CDS encoding RNA polymerase sigma-70 factor — translation MKLTQESFTDFFDYFFTRLIQFATTITKSELLAEEIVLDVFTKLWTHRKSLNSINNIETYLFVSVRNTALNTLKKEWKFHFDMLEDSHVQLSGYKVGADDLLVENEMFARLNEAVNQLPSKCKMIFKLLREDGLNRNEVAHILNISVKTVDNQIAIAVQKIAQKLNIDLSNPKNSRGLTSFLFSL, via the coding sequence GTGAAATTAACTCAGGAGTCTTTCACTGACTTTTTTGATTATTTCTTCACACGCTTAATCCAATTCGCTACTACCATTACCAAGTCTGAGCTGCTGGCCGAAGAAATTGTATTAGATGTGTTTACGAAATTGTGGACACATAGAAAGTCATTGAACTCCATTAACAATATTGAAACCTATCTGTTTGTGTCCGTCAGAAATACGGCCCTTAATACACTTAAGAAGGAATGGAAATTCCACTTTGATATGCTGGAAGATTCTCATGTTCAACTGTCGGGATACAAGGTGGGCGCAGATGATTTGCTTGTCGAGAACGAGATGTTTGCGAGGTTGAATGAAGCAGTGAACCAGCTTCCTTCCAAATGCAAGATGATCTTTAAATTGCTCAGGGAAGACGGGCTTAACCGAAATGAAGTGGCCCACATCCTGAATATCTCCGTCAAGACGGTGGACAATCAGATTGCTATTGCCGTTCAGAAAATTGCACAGAAACTAAATATTGATCTCTCCAATCCAAAGAATTCCAGGGGACTTACTTCTTTTTTGTTTTCGTTATAG
- a CDS encoding RagB/SusD family nutrient uptake outer membrane protein: MKKIFYLLGVILLFSQCSNNFLDTEPLTMKVNTSFYQTPGDVEEALYGIYSLMNPGDNLFKHSFFVSELMSDDRFGGGGTVDPELQAIADFKNYSYDMYLFPWQQDYKGVYRSNMLLESISQVTDWDSETQQARYEGEALFMRAFFYFDLARMFGTVPLVLKTEPENLPKATPEELYAQIALDLKQAIEKLPAAPYSVNDIGRTTKWAAEGYMARVFLFYTGVYGKTELPLPDGGTITKAEVINYVDDCVANSGHKLVSDFRNQWPYAYAGDVYPYAKDNNLSWVGEEGGNTEAMFSIRFSIQSATCNRFNLFFGLRMQNTYPFGYGWGCGPVNPQLWDSWSNDDIRKVGSVCDVNAESIGYVSSPDQVEETYFWQKKYMPVNIEVDGASKSMFTQIYAPDQKQDNMTCNTQEVVLLRLADVMLMGAELGSTKAQEYLDDVRDRVQLPSVPVTLDNIKVERRHELAFEGVRYYDLLRWHDAEKAFSAISNIPVVSGGKQTTYSVTFNPETKGFLPIPESQILLSEGVLEQNPGWQ, from the coding sequence ATGAAAAAGATATTCTATCTGTTGGGTGTCATCCTGCTTTTCAGCCAATGCTCCAATAACTTTCTGGATACGGAGCCACTTACAATGAAAGTGAATACCAGTTTCTACCAAACGCCTGGGGACGTAGAAGAGGCACTATATGGAATTTACAGCTTGATGAATCCCGGAGACAATCTGTTCAAGCACAGTTTTTTCGTTTCCGAATTGATGTCGGATGACCGCTTTGGCGGCGGAGGTACCGTGGATCCGGAACTTCAGGCGATAGCAGATTTTAAAAACTATTCGTACGATATGTATTTGTTCCCATGGCAGCAGGACTACAAGGGAGTTTACCGGTCCAATATGTTGCTGGAGAGTATTTCGCAGGTAACGGATTGGGATTCAGAAACGCAGCAAGCCCGGTATGAAGGGGAAGCTTTATTTATGAGAGCATTCTTCTACTTCGATTTGGCCCGGATGTTTGGTACCGTTCCCCTGGTATTGAAAACGGAACCGGAGAATCTGCCCAAGGCCACACCGGAAGAGTTATATGCCCAGATTGCGCTGGATTTGAAACAGGCAATCGAGAAATTACCGGCTGCTCCCTATTCTGTTAACGATATTGGACGTACAACTAAATGGGCTGCAGAAGGATACATGGCCCGGGTGTTCCTGTTTTATACGGGAGTTTATGGTAAAACCGAATTGCCGTTGCCTGACGGAGGTACAATTACTAAAGCTGAGGTAATCAACTATGTAGATGATTGTGTCGCCAACAGCGGTCACAAATTGGTTAGTGATTTTCGAAACCAATGGCCCTATGCCTATGCCGGTGATGTGTATCCCTACGCGAAGGATAATAATCTTTCCTGGGTAGGTGAGGAAGGTGGAAATACCGAGGCGATGTTCTCTATTCGATTCTCTATTCAATCAGCCACCTGTAACCGCTTCAACCTGTTTTTCGGATTGAGAATGCAAAATACTTACCCGTTCGGATATGGGTGGGGATGCGGCCCGGTAAATCCCCAGTTATGGGATTCCTGGAGCAACGATGATATCCGGAAAGTCGGTTCGGTCTGTGATGTGAATGCGGAAAGTATCGGGTATGTTTCTTCTCCCGATCAGGTAGAGGAAACTTATTTCTGGCAGAAGAAATACATGCCGGTCAATATTGAAGTCGACGGCGCCAGTAAAAGTATGTTCACCCAGATCTATGCTCCTGATCAAAAGCAGGATAACATGACCTGTAATACACAGGAAGTGGTCCTTCTGCGGTTGGCGGATGTCATGCTGATGGGGGCTGAACTGGGTTCAACCAAAGCCCAGGAATATCTTGATGATGTTCGTGACCGTGTTCAATTGCCAAGCGTTCCCGTAACACTGGATAATATCAAGGTGGAAAGACGCCATGAACTGGCGTTTGAGGGAGTGAGGTACTATGATTTGCTTAGGTGGCATGATGCCGAAAAAGCCTTTAGTGCCATTTCGAATATTCCGGTTGTCAGCGGAGGAAAGCAAACTACTTATTCGGTAACATTCAATCCTGAAACCAAAGGGTTCTTGCCGATACCTGAATCCCAAATTTTGTTGTCTGAAGGTGTTCTCGAACAAAATCCCGGTTGGCAGTAA
- a CDS encoding FecR family protein produces MKDISEIIARYLLNIADKDELDDLSRWERKSADNSRFLGSLRTFWNHPLEEKSPGLLTHARERLLTRITPAVGTKGKRSLFFSFSKIAAAIILLISIAGVSSYFISKSNLFYRNNWVEVSTQAGQQSKVTLPDSSIVWLNAETEVRYHPDRRERKVYLNGEAYFEVKHSSDYPFVVETGDAKVRVLGTKFNVSHYPGAEFDKVSLLSGRIEMSLTGRKSPIELKPGEKVVYRPTTHVMTKMKANVQNEILWRQGILVFDNDSFNELLQKLERYYAVTFLYNKEAFRNIHYTGTINNLTIERVLEFINLTIPINYEIDNKTIRLALRK; encoded by the coding sequence ATGAAGGATATTTCAGAAATTATTGCCCGTTACCTGCTGAACATTGCTGACAAAGATGAGTTGGATGATCTGTCCCGATGGGAAAGAAAGTCTGCGGATAACTCAAGATTTCTGGGCAGCCTCAGAACTTTTTGGAATCATCCGTTAGAAGAGAAGTCACCGGGTCTTTTGACGCATGCAAGAGAGAGGTTGCTGACCCGGATCACTCCGGCCGTGGGAACAAAAGGAAAGCGTTCACTGTTTTTCAGTTTCTCAAAGATTGCCGCTGCAATTATCTTGCTCATATCAATTGCCGGCGTTTCATCGTATTTCATTTCGAAATCCAATCTCTTCTATAGGAACAACTGGGTAGAAGTATCCACGCAAGCCGGTCAGCAAAGCAAGGTTACCTTGCCTGACAGCAGTATCGTATGGCTGAATGCCGAGACCGAAGTGAGGTACCATCCTGATCGTAGGGAACGGAAGGTCTACCTGAATGGGGAGGCTTATTTCGAAGTAAAACACTCCAGCGATTATCCCTTTGTTGTCGAAACAGGTGATGCCAAAGTTCGGGTCCTGGGTACCAAATTTAATGTATCCCACTATCCGGGGGCCGAGTTTGACAAAGTATCCTTATTGTCGGGCAGAATCGAAATGTCGTTGACCGGAAGAAAATCACCGATTGAATTGAAACCTGGAGAAAAAGTGGTCTACCGGCCAACCACTCACGTGATGACGAAAATGAAAGCCAACGTGCAGAATGAGATTTTATGGCGACAAGGGATCCTGGTTTTTGATAACGACTCATTTAATGAGTTGTTACAGAAATTGGAGAGATATTATGCTGTAACCTTTCTCTACAATAAAGAGGCCTTCCGTAATATCCATTATACCGGCACCATTAATAACCTGACAATTGAGAGAGTTCTTGAATTTATTAACCTGACAATTCCTATAAACTATGAAATAGACAACAAAACCATCAGGCTGGCGCTGAGAAAATGA
- a CDS encoding sugar MFS transporter, translating to MDTRKLQFFVTGLVMMLFGITMVVVGTINDFLTSTYQVDKIFIGFCASMLTTGILVGSFTFGAIVEFYGYKPIMILGILFVIMGIEGIIYAPDVSVIPYLFLLIGVGGGVINGVTNLIVAILYPENAGAWISLLGVFYGVGAFGFPLLTSILLNSGLNYQAILFITGLVLVIPLVFVLFVKFPAPKREKPVKMREYLGFFTKPAIIIIGLVLFFQSAVEAILPTWAPTYLKDTFHVDYARALYAITVSCVSIALTRLFLSQLLKKVSSFKVLLFSLLIAMAGILIMGLGPTFWVSLTGIAIIGVGLAASFPVMLDYAADAFPGYTGIVFSIVIGIALVGNILLNLLTGYILQLLGMSMLSVLLILFVSIIIALLYAVKYKIIKQ from the coding sequence ATGGATACACGAAAACTTCAATTCTTTGTCACCGGCTTGGTAATGATGTTGTTTGGCATTACGATGGTGGTGGTCGGAACCATCAACGACTTTCTGACTTCTACTTATCAGGTCGACAAAATTTTTATCGGGTTCTGTGCTTCTATGTTGACCACGGGTATCCTGGTTGGTTCCTTTACTTTTGGAGCGATTGTCGAGTTTTATGGTTATAAGCCCATCATGATTCTGGGAATCCTCTTCGTTATTATGGGAATAGAGGGGATTATTTATGCTCCGGATGTATCGGTTATTCCTTACCTGTTTTTGTTAATCGGAGTCGGCGGGGGAGTTATCAATGGAGTCACCAATCTAATCGTGGCCATTCTTTATCCCGAAAATGCCGGTGCCTGGATCAGTTTGCTGGGTGTCTTTTACGGGGTTGGGGCGTTTGGATTTCCGTTGTTGACTTCCATTCTATTGAATTCGGGTTTAAACTACCAGGCCATCTTGTTTATTACCGGTCTGGTGCTGGTAATTCCCTTAGTATTCGTACTATTCGTGAAGTTTCCGGCTCCTAAACGGGAAAAACCGGTGAAAATGCGGGAATACCTCGGTTTTTTTACTAAACCGGCGATTATTATCATTGGTTTGGTTCTCTTTTTTCAGAGTGCCGTTGAAGCCATCCTTCCGACCTGGGCTCCTACCTACCTGAAAGATACGTTTCATGTGGATTATGCGAGGGCACTTTATGCAATAACCGTTAGCTGTGTCAGTATTGCACTGACCCGACTCTTTTTAAGCCAACTCCTGAAAAAAGTATCGTCTTTCAAGGTGTTGTTATTCAGTTTGCTGATTGCCATGGCTGGAATTCTCATTATGGGATTAGGGCCTACGTTCTGGGTGTCCCTGACCGGGATCGCGATTATCGGTGTGGGACTGGCAGCATCTTTTCCGGTTATGCTGGACTATGCAGCCGATGCATTTCCCGGTTATACCGGAATCGTTTTCAGTATTGTGATCGGTATAGCCCTGGTTGGGAACATATTACTGAATTTGTTAACTGGTTATATCTTGCAGTTGTTGGGAATGAGCATGTTAAGTGTGTTGCTCATACTGTTTGTTTCAATCATCATAGCATTACTGTATGCTGTGAAATATAAAATCATTAAACAATAG
- a CDS encoding ROK family protein: MSVIGIDLGGTKLISAIFSEDGEILDVRKVLLQGKKGKEVSELMQSQLKLLLTIGDSLADPVRAVGVSVPGIYNAVSGTVWVPNIDGWDNYPLKRELFETIEGRQINIEIAGDRACYVLGETWKGKSRGCRNAIFLAVGTGIGAGIMIDGEVVQGPGGIAGAVGWLALSKPYEDKYIPCGCFEYYASGDGLTRYANELLSLQSDYSGMFRTREINAYNLFRAYDDNDEIAVRVIDNAIEYWGMAVANLVSILNPEVVIFGGGVFGEAVRFLDKIYQEAVKWGQPIAMKQVRLEASWNAEMAGLYGAAKLAMGYDDNLSE, encoded by the coding sequence ATGTCAGTAATTGGAATTGACCTCGGAGGAACGAAACTGATCAGTGCGATTTTTTCTGAAGATGGAGAGATACTGGATGTAAGAAAGGTATTGCTTCAAGGGAAAAAAGGCAAAGAGGTCAGTGAATTGATGCAATCACAATTGAAGTTGTTGCTGACCATCGGCGATTCCTTAGCGGATCCGGTGAGAGCCGTTGGTGTATCTGTTCCCGGAATTTACAATGCCGTTTCCGGCACGGTCTGGGTGCCCAACATCGATGGATGGGACAACTACCCTCTGAAGAGGGAGTTGTTCGAAACGATAGAAGGAAGACAGATCAATATAGAAATTGCCGGAGATCGGGCCTGTTATGTCCTAGGAGAAACATGGAAAGGGAAATCCCGGGGATGTCGGAATGCTATTTTTCTAGCCGTTGGAACAGGAATCGGAGCCGGCATAATGATCGATGGTGAAGTTGTCCAGGGTCCCGGCGGTATTGCCGGGGCCGTTGGCTGGCTTGCACTTAGCAAACCATACGAGGATAAATACATTCCCTGCGGGTGTTTTGAATATTACGCTTCAGGAGATGGCTTGACCCGGTATGCGAATGAGTTGCTGTCTTTGCAGTCTGACTATTCGGGAATGTTCCGGACCCGGGAAATAAATGCTTATAACCTGTTCCGCGCATATGATGATAACGATGAAATTGCGGTTCGGGTAATCGACAATGCCATTGAATACTGGGGGATGGCTGTTGCGAATCTGGTGAGTATCCTAAATCCTGAGGTGGTTATCTTCGGTGGAGGGGTATTTGGCGAGGCAGTACGATTTCTTGACAAAATTTATCAGGAGGCCGTAAAATGGGGACAGCCCATTGCCATGAAACAGGTTCGGTTGGAAGCTTCCTGGAACGCTGAAATGGCTGGTCTTTATGGCGCGGCTAAACTGGCAATGGGTTACGATGACAATTTAAGCGAATAA
- a CDS encoding TonB-dependent receptor encodes MKLTTFLILALVLNVFSASSYSQNSKISVKVVDGTLGEIFNQIEAQTDYRFFYQNEQIREVGRSSVDISGQDIMDIVSELLNGTGLTYKLDGKNIIVYPDAEKSQDKLSQPQHAISGKVTDTSGEPLPGVTIVVKGTTNGTVTNPDGYYTMGNVPENAVLVFSFIGMKTQEIQVKDQTTINLVMEGETVGLQEVVAIGYGVQKKKLVTGATSQISSENIEQSKTVSVVDAMKSFTSGVQIVKKSGQPGESYNINIRGMGTIGNATPLFIVDGTPVSNIDFINPSDIQSIDVLKDAASSAIYGSRAANGVILITTKKGRFETKPTITYDEYYGLQNLYKKVPLLNAPEYAAMMNEARINDKMMPYDYASIIPNWSDIESGKSKGTNWLDAITVKDAPIQNHSLGFNGGTKSSSYSTGFSYTSQDGILGKPVASSYDRYNVRVNTEHIIYQHNNRDILKIGENIVYSYYEKSGIAIGGMYNNAIRNMVSASPLMPIYDDNGDYHYAIDAWDVREANPIGIMDYNSRNISKNHQLLANAFAELQPIKDLTIKSNFGYSLYGSSYRSYVPAYQLSERSFNNESDIYHSMSLGSAYTFENTINYVFTLNGEHKFNVLAGNTIQKDGIGESITGKNVNSIFDDLEHAYLINAEKIDAKNTQLSSYPWGENMLLSYFGRLNYNFREKYLLTLVARADGSSKFARGKRWGYFPSVAAGWIASSEPFMKGTEKWLDFLKIRASWGQNGNQNIDSFQYLSSIAFDASYYTLDKTNRLVGAYPSIMPNPDITWETSEQTDIGLDSRLFDSKLVFSFDWYKKTTKDWLVRAPALASYGTTAPYINGGDVENTGVEFSLQWSDKIGELHYHVGANLSHNKNRITRIANSEKIIHGPTNILADLTSEIFRAEEGMPIGYFWGYKTDGIFQNEQEVLAYKNSKGELIQPNATPGDVRFVNMNDDNIIDDKDKVKIGDPNPDFIFGLSVGADFKGFDFSVSANGVAGNQIIRSYRDFGIYPRHNYTTEIFGRWHGEGTSNRLPKLSTLSSINATNISDLYIEDGDYLRISDISFGYDFKALYRQIPFQKLRAYVAVQNLYTFTKYSGMDPEVGYNGGVSFGSGIDLGYYPSPRTVMFGFNIVF; translated from the coding sequence ATGAAACTAACGACCTTCTTAATCCTTGCTTTGGTCCTTAATGTCTTTTCAGCATCGTCATACTCTCAAAATTCGAAAATTTCGGTGAAAGTAGTGGACGGGACATTGGGGGAGATTTTCAACCAAATTGAAGCACAAACCGATTATCGGTTTTTCTATCAAAATGAACAAATACGTGAGGTTGGCAGAAGTTCTGTCGATATCTCCGGGCAGGATATCATGGATATTGTCAGCGAGTTGCTAAACGGTACAGGGCTGACTTATAAACTGGACGGGAAGAACATTATTGTATATCCGGACGCGGAAAAATCACAGGATAAGCTATCCCAGCCGCAGCATGCTATCTCCGGAAAAGTTACGGATACTTCCGGAGAACCGCTACCGGGTGTTACCATCGTGGTAAAAGGTACTACCAATGGTACGGTAACTAACCCGGACGGATATTATACAATGGGCAATGTTCCGGAGAATGCTGTGTTGGTTTTCTCCTTCATTGGAATGAAAACCCAGGAAATCCAGGTAAAAGATCAGACGACGATTAACCTGGTGATGGAAGGCGAAACGGTCGGTTTACAGGAAGTGGTAGCCATCGGGTATGGTGTACAAAAGAAAAAGCTGGTAACCGGTGCTACCTCGCAGATTAGCAGTGAAAATATTGAACAGAGCAAGACGGTTTCGGTCGTCGATGCCATGAAATCTTTTACTTCAGGTGTCCAGATTGTAAAAAAATCAGGACAGCCCGGTGAAAGTTACAATATCAATATTCGCGGTATGGGAACCATCGGTAACGCAACGCCTTTATTCATCGTTGATGGAACTCCGGTATCGAATATCGATTTTATCAATCCATCTGACATCCAGTCTATCGATGTACTGAAGGATGCGGCGTCATCTGCCATTTACGGTTCCCGTGCGGCAAACGGTGTCATCCTTATAACGACTAAGAAAGGCAGATTTGAGACAAAACCAACCATTACATATGACGAATATTACGGGCTTCAGAACCTGTATAAAAAGGTGCCCTTGTTGAATGCCCCGGAATATGCAGCCATGATGAATGAGGCGCGGATCAATGATAAGATGATGCCTTATGATTATGCCAGTATTATTCCCAACTGGAGTGATATAGAGAGTGGAAAAAGTAAAGGAACCAACTGGCTGGACGCCATTACGGTTAAAGATGCCCCGATACAGAATCACTCACTGGGATTTAACGGAGGCACCAAGAGTTCATCTTATTCCACCGGTTTCTCCTACACTTCGCAGGATGGAATTTTGGGTAAGCCGGTAGCATCTTCTTACGACAGATACAACGTCAGGGTAAATACGGAGCATATCATCTATCAGCATAACAACCGGGATATTCTGAAGATCGGTGAAAACATTGTCTATAGTTATTATGAAAAGTCCGGTATTGCCATCGGCGGTATGTACAACAATGCCATCCGGAATATGGTGTCTGCAAGTCCGCTGATGCCCATATACGATGACAACGGTGACTATCATTATGCCATCGATGCCTGGGATGTCAGGGAAGCCAATCCGATAGGAATTATGGATTACAATAGCCGGAACATTTCCAAGAACCATCAGTTATTGGCAAATGCTTTCGCGGAACTGCAGCCGATAAAGGATTTGACCATTAAGAGCAATTTCGGATATTCCCTTTACGGTTCAAGTTACAGAAGCTATGTTCCAGCTTACCAGTTGAGTGAGCGTTCTTTCAATAACGAAAGCGATATTTATCACAGCATGTCGCTGGGTTCTGCCTATACGTTTGAGAACACGATAAATTACGTTTTCACACTGAATGGAGAACACAAGTTTAACGTACTGGCTGGAAATACCATTCAAAAAGACGGCATCGGGGAATCGATCACGGGCAAAAACGTGAACAGTATATTCGATGATCTGGAGCACGCTTACCTGATCAATGCAGAGAAGATTGATGCCAAAAATACACAATTATCCAGCTATCCCTGGGGAGAAAATATGTTGCTTTCCTATTTCGGAAGGCTGAACTATAATTTTCGCGAGAAGTATCTGTTGACCCTGGTTGCCCGGGCCGACGGTTCTTCAAAATTTGCCCGGGGCAAACGCTGGGGATATTTCCCATCCGTAGCAGCAGGCTGGATTGCATCCAGTGAACCTTTTATGAAAGGAACAGAAAAGTGGCTGGATTTTCTAAAAATCAGGGCCAGTTGGGGACAAAACGGAAATCAGAACATTGATTCTTTCCAGTATTTATCATCCATCGCTTTCGATGCCAGCTATTACACGCTGGACAAAACAAACCGCCTGGTTGGCGCTTACCCGAGTATCATGCCGAACCCGGATATCACATGGGAGACTTCCGAACAGACAGATATCGGATTGGATTCCCGGCTTTTCGACAGCAAGCTGGTTTTCAGTTTCGACTGGTATAAAAAGACAACGAAAGATTGGTTGGTCCGGGCTCCTGCACTGGCAAGCTATGGAACTACAGCACCCTATATCAACGGCGGGGACGTGGAAAATACGGGAGTTGAATTCTCCTTGCAGTGGAGTGATAAAATCGGCGAGTTGCATTATCATGTCGGGGCCAATTTATCCCACAATAAGAACCGAATCACCCGTATTGCCAATTCTGAAAAGATCATTCATGGCCCCACCAATATTTTGGCCGATTTGACCAGCGAAATTTTCCGGGCTGAAGAAGGGATGCCCATCGGATATTTCTGGGGATACAAGACGGATGGAATTTTTCAGAATGAGCAGGAAGTACTGGCCTACAAAAATTCCAAAGGGGAATTGATTCAACCGAATGCGACTCCCGGTGACGTCCGTTTTGTCAACATGAACGATGACAATATCATCGATGACAAAGACAAAGTAAAGATTGGTGATCCCAACCCGGATTTTATATTTGGGTTGAGTGTGGGTGCTGATTTCAAGGGATTTGACTTTTCGGTATCTGCCAATGGAGTAGCCGGAAACCAAATCATTCGCTCTTATCGTGACTTTGGGATTTATCCCCGGCATAATTATACGACCGAGATTTTCGGGAGGTGGCACGGGGAAGGAACTTCCAACCGGCTTCCCAAGCTTTCGACCCTGTCATCCATCAACGCTACCAACATATCAGACTTGTACATTGAAGACGGTGATTACCTGAGAATATCGGATATTTCATTCGGGTATGATTTCAAAGCCCTGTATCGTCAGATACCCTTCCAGAAGCTGCGTGCTTATGTAGCTGTACAGAATCTCTACACGTTCACCAAATATTCCGGCATGGACCCGGAAGTAGGATATAACGGAGGAGTAAGTTTCGGTTCCGGGATAGATCTGGGGTACTACCCCAGTCCGAGAACGGTCATGTTCGGTTTCAACATTGTATTTTAA
- a CDS encoding ISAs1 family transposase — protein sequence METSLHKHFSGLNDPRIKRNKKHLLLDIVILAIIAVLCGAESWNSIELFGKTKIGFLKSFLKLPNGIPSHDTINRVFSMLNPGKFEKLFAQWAASLKDKDIDLELIAIDGKTARGSKDTFHDRSPIHLVNAWAGHNGLVLGQCRSEGKSNEITTIPLLLEILDIEGCIVTIDAMGTQTKIAEAIVKGEGDYVLALKGNQKELREETESIFRVQQPASTHEVTEKGHGRIETRKCEVINDLGFLHGKEKWEGLSSIVRITTERVVRDKTEHEARYYISSLDTSADRFNQYIRMHWGVENSLHWTLDMTFGEDGQRKRNGMAAQNFALVNKIALNILKKDSSKGSLKSKRLRAGWDNKFLLKLITN from the coding sequence ATGGAAACCTCATTGCACAAACACTTTTCAGGATTGAACGATCCAAGGATCAAACGGAACAAGAAGCACCTGTTGTTGGATATTGTTATCCTGGCCATCATTGCAGTCCTATGTGGGGCGGAGTCGTGGAACTCGATCGAGCTGTTCGGGAAAACCAAGATTGGTTTCCTAAAAAGCTTCCTGAAACTGCCCAACGGCATCCCCTCGCACGATACGATCAACCGGGTCTTTTCGATGCTCAATCCCGGAAAATTCGAAAAGCTGTTTGCCCAATGGGCCGCTTCGCTGAAGGATAAAGATATTGACCTGGAGTTGATTGCCATTGACGGGAAAACGGCAAGGGGATCAAAAGACACTTTTCATGACCGGTCCCCGATCCACCTGGTCAATGCCTGGGCCGGCCACAACGGACTGGTGCTTGGGCAATGCAGGTCGGAGGGAAAATCCAACGAAATCACCACCATCCCCTTATTGCTGGAGATTCTGGATATCGAAGGCTGCATTGTAACCATTGACGCCATGGGCACCCAAACCAAAATAGCTGAAGCCATTGTGAAGGGAGAAGGTGACTACGTGCTGGCCTTAAAAGGGAACCAAAAAGAATTAAGGGAGGAAACCGAAAGCATTTTCCGGGTGCAGCAACCTGCCTCAACCCACGAAGTGACCGAAAAAGGGCACGGACGGATAGAAACACGCAAGTGCGAAGTGATCAACGACCTGGGGTTTTTGCACGGGAAGGAAAAATGGGAAGGGCTGTCAAGTATTGTAAGAATCACCACCGAACGGGTTGTCCGTGACAAAACGGAACATGAGGCCCGTTACTACATCAGTAGTTTGGACACCTCGGCTGACCGGTTCAACCAATATATCAGGATGCACTGGGGCGTGGAAAACTCACTGCACTGGACACTGGACATGACTTTTGGGGAGGACGGCCAAAGAAAGAGGAACGGGATGGCAGCCCAAAACTTTGCCCTTGTCAACAAAATTGCCCTTAATATATTGAAAAAGGACAGTTCCAAGGGAAGCCTCAAGTCCAAAAGGCTCAGGGCCGGCTGGGACAACAAGTTCCTGCTGAAATTAATCACAAATTAA